One genomic window of Paeniglutamicibacter sp. Y32M11 includes the following:
- a CDS encoding ROK family transcriptional regulator — protein sequence MGPDQRSSPTAINPGSQSALRELNEERILAMLRSHGTLTQAALARSTGLSTATISNIVKSLVATQRVETAPTTSSGRRAMGVSIIDAADVAVGIDFGRSHVRVVLARAGFRLLGEDHTALPVGHRAEESISIAASMLKKLCTNLGVDHAQLLGAGIGIPGPIDHRTMTVIRGAILPQWVGINIESQLQAALNLPVFIDNDANLGALAQVTWGEHQECSNLCFLKIGSGIGAGLVLNGSLYYGSLGITGEIGHSTIFNQGLICRCGNRGCLETVASTGVIIDLLSQSEGTPIGIEAVIERAQSGDSATLRILGDVGASVGHALANVSNLLSPEVIVIGGPLAPLGELLLEPVRRGLFRHAIPIIGENTVVRMAALGDRAEALGASALVLRQGQSRQI from the coding sequence ATGGGTCCAGATCAACGCAGCTCCCCCACCGCTATAAACCCCGGCTCACAGTCGGCGCTACGCGAATTAAACGAAGAACGAATCCTTGCCATGCTGCGCAGCCATGGGACGCTGACGCAAGCCGCACTGGCCCGCTCTACGGGTTTATCCACCGCTACGATTTCAAACATCGTCAAGTCCCTCGTGGCCACACAGCGCGTGGAAACCGCCCCCACCACCAGCTCGGGGCGTCGGGCGATGGGCGTGAGCATCATCGACGCGGCGGATGTCGCGGTAGGCATCGATTTCGGACGTAGCCACGTTCGCGTTGTCCTCGCCCGAGCCGGGTTCCGTCTGCTCGGCGAGGACCATACGGCATTACCAGTGGGCCACCGCGCGGAGGAAAGCATTTCGATCGCCGCATCGATGCTCAAAAAGCTTTGCACCAATCTCGGCGTCGACCACGCCCAGCTCCTCGGCGCGGGCATTGGCATCCCCGGACCCATAGACCACAGAACCATGACCGTCATCAGGGGCGCGATCCTGCCGCAATGGGTGGGTATCAATATCGAATCCCAGCTCCAAGCCGCTCTCAACTTGCCCGTATTCATTGACAATGACGCCAATTTGGGAGCCTTGGCCCAAGTGACGTGGGGTGAGCATCAAGAATGCTCAAATCTCTGTTTCCTCAAGATTGGCAGTGGCATCGGCGCCGGCCTGGTGCTCAACGGGTCGCTGTACTACGGAAGCCTAGGCATTACCGGAGAAATCGGGCATTCAACAATCTTCAATCAGGGATTAATCTGCCGCTGTGGAAATCGAGGATGTCTGGAGACCGTGGCTTCCACGGGAGTCATCATCGATCTCCTCAGCCAAAGCGAGGGCACCCCGATCGGCATCGAGGCGGTGATTGAGCGCGCACAATCCGGGGACTCGGCAACACTTCGCATCCTTGGAGATGTCGGCGCGTCTGTTGGCCATGCATTGGCCAACGTTTCCAACTTGCTCAGCCCCGAGGTCATTGTCATCGGAGGACCACTGGCACCGCTCGGTGAGCTACTGCTCGAGCCAGTTCGTCGCGGCCTATTCCGCCACGCCATCCCCATCATTGGTGAGAATACGGTGGTGCGCATGGCGGCCCTGGGTGACCGCGCCGAGGCACTCGGCGCGTCAGCACTGGTGCTCCGCCAAGGCCAGTCACGTCAGATTTAG